From the Streptomyces nigrescens genome, one window contains:
- a CDS encoding SCO1860 family LAETG-anchored protein encodes MPRRLAATLVATALTAGPAVLLGAVPAHATGDHGPARGTADAVVLRTGVNVGLLNKTLDVPLNVALNEVHAPASASKTALTVKLDGIDHGRPFSVLRADAATARATADRRKAEGYANVVRAKVHLPGLPLLSLIEVQQVTAKAVCEAGTRPRAESNVLGSVRVLGKKVTLTAGGTTDVKVPGVGRVRLDLSKKNVTSKGAAATALDLNVSLNPLKLNVADVQGRVTLAKATCTTPRGKAPEQGGSGGTSGGQTSGGSSGGQTGGGTEPAGGKDPEVTGSGPRTQNLAETGGSSATPYLAGGAALLLAAGAGSMVFARKRRSAAPQGGRG; translated from the coding sequence ATGCCCCGACGCCTCGCCGCGACCCTCGTCGCCACCGCGCTCACGGCCGGTCCCGCCGTCCTCCTCGGCGCCGTCCCCGCGCATGCCACCGGAGACCATGGCCCGGCCCGCGGCACCGCCGACGCGGTCGTGCTGCGTACCGGCGTGAACGTCGGGCTGCTCAACAAGACGCTCGACGTCCCGCTGAACGTCGCCCTCAACGAGGTGCACGCCCCGGCCTCCGCCAGCAAGACCGCGCTCACCGTCAAGCTCGACGGCATCGACCACGGCAGGCCGTTCAGCGTGCTGCGCGCCGACGCCGCCACCGCACGGGCCACCGCCGACCGCCGCAAGGCCGAGGGCTACGCCAACGTCGTGCGGGCGAAGGTGCATCTGCCCGGTCTGCCGCTGCTGTCCCTGATCGAGGTCCAGCAGGTCACCGCCAAGGCGGTCTGCGAGGCGGGCACCCGACCCCGGGCCGAGTCGAATGTGCTGGGCAGCGTGCGGGTGCTGGGCAAGAAGGTCACGCTCACCGCGGGCGGCACGACGGACGTCAAGGTCCCGGGGGTGGGCCGGGTGCGGCTCGACCTGTCCAAGAAGAACGTCACGTCCAAGGGCGCCGCGGCCACCGCGCTCGACCTCAACGTCTCCCTCAACCCGCTGAAGCTGAACGTCGCCGACGTGCAGGGCCGGGTCACGCTGGCCAAGGCCACCTGCACCACGCCGCGCGGCAAGGCGCCCGAGCAGGGCGGCTCCGGCGGCACCAGCGGCGGCCAGACGAGCGGCGGTTCCAGCGGCGGCCAGACGGGCGGCGGCACCGAGCCGGCCGGCGGCAAGGACCCCGAGGTGACGGGCTCCGGGCCCCGCACCCAGAACCTCGCGGAGACCGGCGGCAGTTCGGCCACCCCGTACCTCGCCGGCGGCGCCGCGCTGCTGCTCGCCGCGGGCGCCGGGTCGATGGTCTTCGCCCGCAAGCGCCGCAGCGCCGCACCGCAGGGCGGCCGCGGCTGA
- the cobC gene encoding Rv2231c family pyridoxal phosphate-dependent protein CobC: MPPRTGSAPLRDPGPAAPPHEPDLRHHGDAEVRGADAGLTDLAVNVRTGTPPAWLKAHIAASLDGLAAYPDGRAARRAVAARHGLPADRVLLTSGAAEAFVLIARAVAARRPVVVHPQFTEPEAALRDAGHEVGRVLLDARDDFRLDPAAVPEDADLVVVGNPTNPTSVLHPAEVLASLARPGRTLVVDEAFMDAVPGERASLAGRTDLPGLVVLRSLTKTWGLAGLRIGYVLAAADTVAALERAQPLWPVSSPALAAAEACCTPRALAEAAAAAEEIAGDRAHLLARLGEFRQIRTVGPAAGPFVLIRLPDAHGVRAALRDRGFAVRRGDTFPGLGPDWLRLAVRDRATTDRFVTALGEVLG, encoded by the coding sequence ATGCCCCCGCGCACCGGATCCGCACCGCTCCGGGACCCCGGCCCGGCCGCCCCGCCGCACGAACCCGACCTGCGGCACCACGGCGACGCCGAAGTACGGGGCGCCGACGCCGGGCTGACGGATCTGGCGGTCAATGTCCGCACCGGCACTCCCCCGGCCTGGCTCAAGGCGCACATCGCCGCGTCGCTGGACGGTCTCGCCGCGTACCCCGACGGCCGCGCGGCGCGCCGGGCGGTGGCGGCCCGGCACGGTCTGCCCGCGGACCGGGTGCTGCTCACCTCCGGGGCCGCGGAGGCGTTCGTGCTGATCGCGCGCGCGGTGGCGGCCCGGCGGCCGGTGGTGGTGCATCCGCAGTTCACCGAGCCCGAGGCGGCGCTGCGGGACGCCGGTCACGAGGTCGGACGGGTGCTGCTCGACGCCCGGGACGACTTCCGGCTGGACCCGGCCGCGGTGCCCGAGGACGCCGATCTGGTCGTCGTCGGCAACCCCACCAACCCCACCTCGGTCCTGCACCCCGCGGAGGTGCTGGCCTCCTTGGCGCGGCCCGGCCGGACGCTGGTGGTGGACGAGGCGTTCATGGACGCGGTGCCCGGTGAGCGGGCGTCGCTGGCCGGGCGCACGGATCTGCCGGGTCTGGTGGTGCTGCGCAGCCTCACCAAGACCTGGGGGCTGGCCGGGCTGCGGATCGGCTACGTCCTGGCCGCCGCGGACACCGTCGCCGCCCTGGAGCGGGCCCAGCCGCTGTGGCCGGTCTCCAGCCCCGCCCTGGCCGCCGCCGAGGCGTGCTGTACGCCCCGGGCGCTGGCGGAGGCGGCCGCGGCGGCCGAGGAGATCGCCGGGGACCGGGCTCATCTGCTGGCCCGGCTGGGCGAGTTCCGGCAGATCCGGACGGTCGGCCCGGCGGCGGGCCCGTTCGTGCTGATCCGGCTGCCGGACGCGCACGGGGTGCGGGCCGCGCTGCGGGACCGCGGTTTCGCGGTGCGCCGCGGCGACACCTTCCCCGGCCTGGGCCCCGACTGGCTGCGGCTCGCGGTGCGCGACCGGGCCACGACGGACCGCTTCGTGACGGCGCTGGGCGAGGTGCTCGGGTAG